A window of Christiangramia forsetii KT0803 contains these coding sequences:
- a CDS encoding substrate-binding domain-containing protein, with product MKTIKVGGVPEHFNLPWHRCIENDKFKKEDINVVWKEFPEGTGAMCKALRSGEIDVAVILTEGVIRDIINGNKSKIIQTYIASPLIWGIHVNAGSPYRDIQDLKNTKAAISRMGSGSHLMAYVNAEHMDWNTDELQFEIINNLDGAIDALKKDDAQYFMWEHFTTKPLVDNKTFRLIADCPTPWPCFVIAASEESIETEPEALQKMLGVLNSETENFKLQKNIEVELSERYDQKLEDIRKWLDLTSWSQEQISDKNVEKVMDKLKTLNLIDSKIKVSKVIHNF from the coding sequence ATGAAAACGATAAAAGTAGGAGGCGTTCCTGAACATTTCAATCTTCCATGGCATCGTTGTATAGAAAACGATAAATTCAAAAAAGAAGACATCAATGTTGTTTGGAAAGAATTTCCTGAGGGAACAGGTGCTATGTGTAAAGCGCTACGTTCAGGAGAAATTGATGTAGCCGTAATACTTACTGAAGGTGTAATTCGGGATATCATTAATGGGAACAAAAGTAAGATCATCCAGACCTATATTGCCAGTCCTTTGATTTGGGGAATTCACGTAAATGCTGGTTCTCCATATAGAGACATTCAGGATCTTAAAAATACGAAAGCGGCAATAAGTCGAATGGGGAGCGGGTCTCATTTAATGGCGTATGTAAATGCTGAACACATGGATTGGAATACGGATGAGCTCCAGTTTGAAATCATCAATAATCTGGATGGTGCCATTGATGCACTTAAAAAAGATGATGCCCAGTATTTCATGTGGGAGCATTTTACCACCAAACCTTTAGTAGACAATAAAACCTTCAGGCTAATCGCAGACTGCCCTACTCCATGGCCTTGTTTTGTTATTGCCGCGAGCGAGGAAAGTATTGAAACAGAACCAGAGGCACTACAGAAGATGCTCGGAGTATTGAATTCAGAAACTGAAAATTTCAAACTTCAGAAGAATATTGAAGTAGAGCTTTCTGAAAGGTACGATCAGAAACTGGAAGATATCAGGAAGTGGCTGGATCTTACGAGCTGGAGTCAGGAACAGATCTCAGATAAAAATGTGGAAAAAGTAATGGATAAATTAAAGACTTTAAATCTTATCGACTCAAAAATTAAAGTCTCGAAGGTTATCCATAATTTCTAA
- a CDS encoding uracil-DNA glycosylase, producing the protein MNVRIDQSWKNKLDNEFEKEYFENLITYIKDEYSEHKCFPPGNEIFAAFDYSSFEDTKVVILGQDPYHGIGQANGLCFSVKDGVAFPPSLINIFKEIESDLNKPIPSTGNLERWANQGVLLLNATLSVRAHQAGSHQNKGWETFTDQVIRIVSETKENVVFLLWGGYAKKKTKLIDNSKHLILTSGHPSPLSANRGYWFGNKHFSKTNEYLKSQGEQPIEW; encoded by the coding sequence ATGAACGTAAGAATAGATCAAAGCTGGAAAAACAAGCTGGATAACGAATTTGAAAAAGAATATTTCGAAAATCTTATAACCTATATAAAGGATGAATATTCAGAACATAAATGTTTTCCTCCTGGAAATGAAATTTTCGCTGCTTTTGATTATTCTTCTTTTGAAGATACGAAAGTGGTAATTTTAGGACAGGATCCCTATCACGGAATAGGGCAGGCAAATGGCTTATGTTTTTCTGTGAAAGATGGGGTAGCATTCCCTCCATCATTGATCAATATTTTTAAGGAAATAGAGAGCGATTTAAATAAACCTATTCCCTCTACCGGAAATCTTGAACGATGGGCAAATCAGGGGGTATTATTGCTAAATGCCACCCTTAGCGTTAGAGCTCACCAGGCAGGTTCTCATCAAAATAAGGGCTGGGAAACCTTTACAGATCAGGTAATTCGTATAGTTTCTGAAACTAAAGAAAATGTGGTTTTTCTACTTTGGGGTGGTTATGCGAAGAAAAAAACTAAATTAATTGATAACTCTAAACATCTAATTTTAACCAGTGGGCATCCTTCCCCTTTAAGTGCCAATCGTGGTTATTGGTTTGGAAATAAACATTTTAGTAAGACCAACGAATATCTAAAGAGTCAAGGTGAGCAACCCATAGAATGGTAA
- a CDS encoding endonuclease MutS2, translating to MIKISSRSLDDLEFPVVCNQISDLCVTGQGKEKALNIQPYPNYRKTVFGLDQTNEYFDSKTNDQPIPNHGFDAIQSEIKLLGIEGSVIEIGGFRKIASITETVNTHLKYFKKYHEVFPALSETVSHIEFDLSLTNTINGVIDRFGEMKDDASPLLQNLRRSINSVKGKINSSFNSALSTYQSYGYLDDIKESVVENVRVLAVSAMHRRKVKGGIMGNSKTGSIVYIQPEATYQFTRELNNLEYEEKEEVKRILKSLTEFTRPYREILTEYQDLLSDMDVISAKSKYAEKINGVLPKITKERELHIEEAYHPLLYLSNKKKGEKTFPQSIELMPNNRIMVISGPNAGGKSITLKTIGLLQVMLQSGILVPVHEYSRMCIFKKILTDIGDNQSIENHLSTYSYRLKNMNHFLRKCDDKTLFLIDEFGTGSDPELGGALAETFLEVFYEKGSYGILTTHYANLKKLANELPEMSNANMMFDSKTLEPIYKLQVGEAGSSFTFEVAQKNGIPYSLINRSKKKVEKGKIRFDRSIANLQKERSVLRKTTDSLKQKEEKAAAQKEKLEEVNSKVQQKLESYQELYDSNQRLIYLGQKVNDISEKYFNNKKKKELIGEFLKMVEIENSKRKKEGVKEQRKKKAKEKQLNQEVQKKIEPIREKKKEEKKKEDHIKKQEANKPKAKLKIGDRVRLEDGKAVGSIDTIEKGKAIVNYGMFTTSVGLEQLELVQSAKK from the coding sequence ATGATAAAAATTAGTTCCAGGAGTCTTGATGATCTTGAGTTTCCGGTAGTTTGTAATCAAATTAGCGATTTATGCGTTACCGGACAGGGAAAAGAAAAGGCTCTTAATATTCAACCTTATCCAAATTACAGGAAAACTGTTTTCGGGCTTGATCAAACCAACGAATATTTTGATTCAAAAACGAATGATCAGCCTATACCTAATCACGGGTTCGATGCTATTCAATCTGAAATAAAACTATTGGGAATAGAAGGATCTGTGATCGAGATTGGAGGATTTCGGAAAATCGCCTCGATTACTGAAACAGTAAATACGCATCTAAAATACTTCAAAAAATATCATGAAGTATTTCCGGCCCTTTCTGAAACTGTTTCTCATATTGAATTTGATCTAAGTCTTACCAATACTATTAATGGCGTGATAGACAGGTTTGGGGAAATGAAAGATGACGCTTCTCCCCTTCTTCAGAATTTAAGAAGATCTATCAATTCTGTAAAAGGAAAAATAAATTCAAGTTTTAATTCGGCGCTCTCCACCTATCAATCTTACGGTTATCTGGATGACATTAAGGAAAGTGTCGTTGAAAATGTTAGGGTTCTCGCTGTAAGTGCTATGCACCGTAGGAAAGTAAAAGGTGGGATTATGGGTAATTCCAAAACTGGAAGTATTGTATATATTCAGCCTGAAGCCACCTATCAATTTACCAGAGAACTAAATAATCTTGAATATGAAGAAAAAGAAGAAGTAAAACGAATTTTAAAATCTCTTACAGAATTTACAAGACCTTATCGTGAAATTTTAACCGAATACCAGGATCTGCTAAGTGATATGGACGTGATTTCAGCAAAATCGAAATATGCTGAAAAAATAAATGGGGTTCTTCCAAAAATCACAAAAGAAAGAGAGCTTCATATAGAAGAAGCATATCACCCCCTGCTTTATTTAAGCAATAAGAAAAAAGGAGAGAAGACATTTCCGCAAAGTATCGAGTTGATGCCTAATAACCGGATCATGGTCATTTCTGGGCCTAATGCCGGTGGTAAAAGTATTACACTTAAAACAATTGGTTTACTACAGGTGATGCTTCAAAGTGGAATTTTGGTTCCAGTTCATGAATATAGCCGAATGTGCATATTCAAAAAAATATTAACCGATATTGGAGATAATCAGTCTATTGAAAACCACCTAAGTACATATAGTTATAGGCTGAAGAATATGAATCATTTTCTAAGAAAATGTGATGATAAAACCCTGTTCTTAATTGATGAATTTGGAACGGGAAGTGATCCGGAGCTCGGTGGTGCACTGGCTGAAACTTTCCTGGAGGTATTTTATGAAAAGGGCTCTTATGGAATTTTGACTACGCATTATGCAAATCTGAAGAAACTTGCTAATGAACTTCCAGAGATGAGCAATGCGAATATGATGTTTGATAGCAAAACTCTGGAACCAATTTATAAACTTCAGGTTGGAGAGGCAGGTAGTTCTTTTACTTTTGAAGTAGCTCAGAAAAATGGAATTCCATATAGTCTTATTAATCGCTCCAAAAAGAAAGTAGAGAAAGGAAAAATACGTTTTGACCGCAGTATTGCTAATCTTCAAAAAGAAAGGTCTGTTTTAAGAAAAACTACCGATTCGCTTAAACAAAAGGAGGAAAAAGCAGCTGCGCAAAAAGAAAAACTCGAAGAAGTGAACTCTAAAGTTCAGCAGAAATTAGAGAGTTATCAGGAATTATATGATTCTAATCAGCGTCTCATATACCTTGGTCAAAAGGTGAACGATATTAGTGAGAAATACTTCAATAATAAAAAGAAAAAGGAGCTTATTGGGGAGTTCCTGAAAATGGTGGAAATTGAAAACTCCAAGCGTAAAAAAGAAGGTGTAAAAGAACAGAGAAAGAAAAAAGCTAAGGAAAAACAGCTTAATCAGGAAGTTCAGAAAAAGATTGAACCAATTCGGGAAAAGAAGAAAGAAGAGAAAAAGAAAGAGGATCATATTAAAAAACAAGAAGCGAATAAACCTAAAGCCAAACTTAAAATTGGAGATCGTGTTCGTTTGGAAGATGGAAAGGCCGTTGGCTCCATAGATACTATTGAAAAAGGAAAAGCAATCGTAAATTATGGTATGTTTACTACATCGGTTGGCTTGGAACAATTGGAACTTGTACAGTCGGCTAAAAAATAA
- a CDS encoding thiol-disulfide oxidoreductase DCC family protein, translated as MNSVPENKKIILFDGVCNLCDGAVQFIIKHDKKDIFRYASLQSEIGRKLVDERGLDPEELDSIILIEPGVAYYRKSSAALEISRDLSGGYSLLKNFLFMPESLRDGVYDFIANNRYKWFGKKEQCMIPSPELKAKFLD; from the coding sequence ATGAATTCAGTTCCGGAAAATAAAAAAATTATACTTTTTGATGGCGTTTGCAATCTATGCGATGGTGCCGTTCAGTTTATTATTAAACATGATAAGAAAGATATTTTTAGATATGCTTCCCTGCAAAGTGAAATAGGCAGGAAACTAGTAGATGAAAGAGGTCTGGATCCTGAAGAATTAGATTCAATTATTTTAATAGAGCCAGGCGTCGCTTATTATAGAAAGTCCAGCGCAGCTCTTGAAATCTCCAGAGATCTTTCAGGAGGATATTCCTTATTAAAAAACTTTCTGTTTATGCCGGAATCTCTCAGGGATGGAGTTTATGATTTTATAGCCAATAATCGTTATAAATGGTTCGGGAAAAAAGAACAATGTATGATCCCTTCTCCCGAATTAAAAGCTAAATTTTTAGATTAA
- a CDS encoding dicarboxylate/amino acid:cation symporter, translated as MKKLALHWQILLGMAAGVIFALIMTNFSWGADFVGDWIKPFGNIFINALKLIAVPLILASLIKGISDLKDISKLSKMGTRTILTYIITTVIAVSIGLLLVNLIGPGRTISEETRSDLITSYEGDASVRISDAQKQKDAGPLQALEDLVPSNIIGAAGDNGNMLQVIFFAIFFGIGLILIPEKTAKPVKDFFDGFNEVILKMIDLIMLTAPYGVFALLAALVVESPSADLFAALVMYALTVLVGLALMIGVYVLLVWIFTKNTPSFFINGIAPAQLLAFSTSSSAATLPVTMERVEEHMGVHKEVTSFVLPIGATINMDGTSLYQAVAAVFIAQAFGIDLTIGAQLGIIATATLASIGSAAVPGAGMVMLVIVLAQAGIPEAGLALIFAVDRPLDMCRTTVNVTGDAAVSLMVAKSVDMMGPPNVKNWDDEYHPEEETITESEKV; from the coding sequence ATGAAAAAACTTGCACTGCATTGGCAGATATTATTAGGAATGGCAGCTGGGGTTATATTTGCCCTTATCATGACTAATTTTAGTTGGGGAGCAGATTTTGTTGGCGACTGGATCAAACCTTTTGGTAACATATTTATCAATGCCCTTAAACTAATCGCAGTGCCTTTGATCCTGGCTTCTCTAATAAAAGGGATTTCAGATCTTAAAGATATTTCCAAGCTTTCCAAAATGGGAACGCGAACTATTCTTACCTATATTATTACCACGGTTATCGCAGTTTCCATAGGACTTCTTCTGGTGAATCTTATTGGACCCGGACGTACTATTTCAGAAGAAACCCGTAGCGACCTTATAACAAGTTATGAAGGAGATGCCTCTGTTAGGATATCAGATGCTCAAAAGCAGAAAGATGCAGGGCCATTACAAGCCCTGGAAGATCTTGTGCCTAGTAATATTATTGGTGCAGCCGGTGATAATGGGAATATGTTGCAGGTTATATTTTTCGCCATTTTCTTCGGAATAGGATTAATACTTATTCCTGAAAAAACAGCTAAACCGGTAAAAGATTTCTTTGATGGCTTTAATGAAGTGATACTGAAAATGATAGATCTGATAATGCTTACAGCTCCATATGGTGTGTTTGCCTTATTAGCAGCGCTGGTAGTTGAGTCTCCAAGTGCCGATCTTTTTGCCGCATTGGTCATGTATGCATTAACAGTACTCGTTGGTCTGGCATTAATGATTGGAGTTTATGTGCTATTAGTATGGATATTTACAAAGAACACACCATCATTTTTTATTAATGGAATTGCTCCGGCACAATTACTCGCATTCTCAACGAGCTCAAGTGCTGCAACACTTCCAGTAACGATGGAACGAGTAGAAGAACACATGGGTGTGCATAAAGAAGTTACCAGTTTTGTTTTGCCTATTGGAGCCACGATAAATATGGATGGTACTAGTCTTTATCAGGCTGTTGCCGCAGTGTTTATTGCTCAGGCATTCGGAATTGATCTAACAATTGGAGCGCAACTAGGAATTATTGCTACTGCTACATTAGCATCTATTGGTTCCGCCGCTGTACCAGGTGCGGGAATGGTGATGTTGGTTATAGTGTTAGCCCAGGCTGGAATTCCTGAAGCAGGATTAGCCTTGATCTTTGCAGTAGACAGACCTCTTGATATGTGTAGAACTACCGTAAATGTAACTGGTGATGCTGCGGTATCTCTAATGGTTGCAAAATCTGTAGATATGATGGGGCCTCCTAATGTAAAAAATTGGGATGATGAGTATCACCCGGAAGAAGAAACGATTACCGAAAGCGAAAAAGTTTAA
- the aroC gene encoding chorismate synthase, giving the protein MPGNSFGKMFKLTTFGESHGVAIGGVIDGCPAGLEIDTESVQNDLNRRRPGQSAIVTQRKEPDTVEFLSGIFEGKTTGTPIGFIIKNANQKSKDYSHIKDTYRPSHADYTYDEKYGIRDYRGGGRSSARETACRVVAGSIAKQMLKSVSFNAFVSSVGKIELNKDYSELDFSEIEKNPVRCPDPEMAREMEAYIKEIRGDGDTVGGTVQCVIKNVPIGLGEPVFDKLHAELGKAMLSINAVKGFEYGSGFEGTKMRGSEHNDHFNTDGSTQTNLSGGIQGGISNGMDIYFKVAFKPVATLMQKQQTINSKGDEVEMQGKGRHDPCVVPRAVPIVESMAALVLADYYLQNKSSKI; this is encoded by the coding sequence ATGCCCGGAAACTCCTTTGGAAAAATGTTTAAGTTAACCACATTTGGCGAATCACATGGTGTGGCCATTGGTGGAGTTATAGATGGTTGTCCTGCCGGTCTTGAAATAGATACTGAAAGTGTTCAGAATGATCTTAATAGAAGACGTCCGGGACAATCTGCCATTGTCACTCAAAGAAAAGAGCCGGATACTGTAGAATTCTTATCGGGAATTTTCGAAGGTAAAACAACCGGGACACCTATCGGCTTTATTATAAAAAATGCTAACCAGAAATCTAAGGATTATTCCCATATTAAAGATACATACAGGCCATCTCATGCAGATTATACCTATGATGAAAAATATGGGATAAGAGATTACCGGGGTGGGGGAAGATCTTCTGCCAGAGAAACTGCATGCAGGGTAGTAGCTGGAAGTATTGCCAAGCAAATGCTTAAAAGTGTTAGTTTTAATGCTTTTGTTTCTTCTGTTGGAAAAATTGAATTAAATAAGGATTATTCCGAACTTGATTTTTCAGAAATAGAAAAAAATCCTGTGCGCTGTCCAGATCCTGAAATGGCTAGGGAAATGGAAGCATATATAAAAGAAATCAGGGGAGACGGTGATACTGTTGGAGGAACTGTACAATGTGTGATAAAAAATGTGCCTATAGGTCTTGGAGAGCCAGTATTTGATAAACTTCATGCTGAACTCGGTAAAGCGATGCTTTCCATTAATGCTGTTAAAGGTTTTGAGTACGGTAGTGGTTTTGAGGGGACTAAAATGAGAGGTAGTGAGCATAATGATCATTTCAATACAGATGGTTCTACCCAAACAAATTTAAGTGGTGGCATCCAGGGAGGAATTTCCAATGGAATGGATATTTACTTCAAGGTTGCCTTTAAACCTGTTGCTACTTTAATGCAAAAACAACAGACTATTAACTCCAAGGGAGATGAAGTTGAAATGCAGGGGAAAGGTAGACACGATCCTTGCGTAGTTCCAAGAGCGGTTCCAATTGTAGAATCTATGGCTGCTTTGGTGCTTGCTGACTATTATCTCCAGAATAAATCATCGAAAATCTAA
- a CDS encoding response regulator yields the protein MAKILIVDDDQTIGFMLKDILEFSGHEITVSQEPRKTKENILKNDIELILLDKLISGVDGTDVCMELKKDESVSQVPILMMSALHNVGEDCKAAGAVDFLSKPFDMETLTNKIDSILQEKESNS from the coding sequence ATGGCAAAAATATTGATCGTGGACGATGACCAGACCATAGGCTTTATGCTGAAAGATATTCTTGAATTCAGTGGACATGAGATTACTGTCTCTCAGGAACCTCGTAAAACAAAGGAAAATATTCTTAAAAATGATATAGAATTAATTCTTTTGGACAAACTTATTTCTGGTGTAGACGGCACCGATGTATGCATGGAACTTAAAAAAGATGAGTCTGTTTCACAGGTTCCGATTCTAATGATGTCTGCGTTACATAACGTTGGTGAAGACTGTAAAGCTGCCGGGGCCGTAGATTTTTTATCTAAACCATTTGATATGGAGACATTAACCAATAAAATAGACAGTATATTACAGGAGAAAGAGAGTAATAGCTGA
- a CDS encoding ATP-binding protein — protein sequence MEKDLRIQELEKQLIENQKTISGLQDVSKDLEIENATLKNKVYSFKELIYSSPSMITLLRGKDLIIEIANRPILDFWQKDENIIGKSLLEAHPDIKEQGLEQLLLEVMDSGEARYGYELPVYITRKNQKELSYFNFVYQPQKNIAGKLSGVAVMAQEVTPKAIFHKKIEESEYKYRELIHSSNSLIAILKGEDMIVEIANDAIKKVWGKGSDVEGKPLFEVLPEMVEQGMPAIFKNVLDSGKAYSAQEKLINHLQDDEMRPGYFDFIYQPQKNIRGEIDGVAVIANDVTNQGLLNQKIKESEKELRDLVNFMPLKVCMTNAKGVPVFYNNSWRNYTGKSIEELLSKSWMSLIHPDNREKVEMVARKSLETGSDIDLEFKIFDANGQAKWHLNRATAIRNEEGEITSWITSSTEIQKLKDEENRKEGFLKLVSHELKTPVTSIKGYVQLLLTMLPEANQENGELPVKPYLNRIETQVERLIRLISEMLDLSRIEHNEMELKKEKFSLNHHVEEIIEDISYSNKEVQIELKHHCECDVIADKDRIGQVIINFITNALKYSPEDNRVEVTVYNKTENEVAVSVKDFGIGIEKKEINKIFKRFYRVSGNRDETYAGFGIGLYLSNEIVKRHNGKIVVNSEFGIGSEFIFVLPLN from the coding sequence ATGGAGAAAGATTTACGCATTCAGGAATTAGAAAAACAATTGATTGAAAATCAAAAAACGATCAGTGGTTTACAAGATGTCTCCAAAGATTTAGAAATTGAAAATGCTACCTTAAAAAATAAGGTGTATTCTTTTAAGGAATTAATTTATTCTTCCCCTTCAATGATCACCTTGCTTAGAGGTAAAGACCTAATAATTGAAATTGCGAATAGACCCATTTTAGATTTCTGGCAGAAAGACGAGAATATAATTGGTAAATCGTTACTTGAAGCTCATCCCGATATTAAAGAACAAGGCCTGGAACAATTATTATTAGAGGTTATGGATTCCGGAGAAGCTAGGTATGGGTATGAACTGCCTGTTTATATAACTAGGAAGAACCAAAAAGAACTATCCTATTTCAATTTTGTATATCAACCACAAAAAAATATTGCAGGGAAACTGAGCGGAGTGGCTGTGATGGCTCAGGAAGTAACGCCAAAAGCTATTTTTCACAAAAAAATTGAAGAAAGTGAATATAAATATCGTGAATTGATCCATTCGTCCAATTCCCTTATTGCTATTCTGAAAGGAGAGGATATGATCGTTGAAATTGCCAATGATGCTATTAAGAAAGTCTGGGGGAAAGGGAGCGACGTTGAGGGAAAACCATTATTTGAGGTTCTCCCAGAAATGGTTGAGCAGGGGATGCCCGCAATTTTTAAAAATGTTTTAGATTCTGGAAAAGCTTATAGTGCTCAGGAAAAGTTGATAAATCATTTACAGGATGATGAAATGAGACCTGGCTATTTTGATTTTATCTACCAACCACAAAAGAATATTCGGGGAGAAATAGATGGTGTTGCGGTTATAGCGAATGATGTCACCAATCAGGGTCTGCTAAATCAAAAGATTAAGGAAAGTGAAAAAGAACTTCGTGACCTTGTTAATTTTATGCCACTTAAAGTTTGTATGACCAATGCTAAAGGTGTTCCTGTCTTTTATAATAATAGCTGGAGAAATTATACCGGTAAGAGTATAGAGGAATTACTAAGTAAGTCCTGGATGTCACTTATTCATCCTGATAATCGGGAGAAAGTAGAAATGGTAGCAAGAAAAAGTCTGGAGACAGGTAGTGATATAGACCTGGAATTTAAGATCTTCGATGCAAATGGACAGGCCAAATGGCATTTGAACCGTGCGACAGCGATTAGAAATGAAGAGGGTGAAATCACATCCTGGATAACCTCCAGTACCGAAATTCAGAAATTGAAAGATGAGGAAAACCGTAAGGAAGGTTTTTTGAAATTAGTAAGTCATGAGTTAAAGACTCCTGTTACTTCAATAAAAGGTTATGTACAATTATTGCTGACTATGCTTCCTGAAGCTAATCAGGAAAATGGCGAACTACCAGTAAAACCTTATTTAAACAGAATTGAGACCCAGGTTGAAAGACTTATCAGGTTAATTTCTGAAATGTTGGATCTTTCCCGGATTGAACATAATGAAATGGAACTTAAGAAGGAGAAATTTAGTCTTAACCATCATGTAGAAGAAATTATTGAAGATATTTCATATTCTAACAAAGAAGTGCAAATAGAACTCAAACATCATTGTGAATGTGACGTGATTGCAGATAAAGATCGTATTGGACAGGTGATTATAAATTTTATTACCAATGCTCTAAAGTACTCTCCAGAAGATAATCGCGTAGAAGTAACGGTTTATAATAAAACTGAAAATGAAGTCGCCGTTAGTGTAAAAGATTTTGGGATTGGTATCGAGAAGAAAGAAATCAACAAAATATTTAAAAGGTTTTACCGCGTTTCAGGAAATAGGGATGAAACTTATGCCGGCTTCGGAATTGGTTTGTATCTTTCTAACGAAATAGTAAAAAGACACAACGGAAAAATAGTTGTTAATAGTGAATTTGGCATAGGTTCTGAATTCATTTTCGTTTTACCTCTAAATTAA